TAATCGGTTCCGTTGAAAAGAAGAGCCTGGTCACCTCGGAGCCCAGAACCAAGATAACTGTATTCCAGGGACTTCTTCGAACGAACAGGTTTGAGTTCGCTTTGCAAAAATGCACCGAGATTGGAGTTGTCGCCTTTGTTCCTATCATATGTGAACGATCAATAATCGCTGAGGTCCGCGAGGTGAGTGAACTGAAAATGGGGCGTTGGCAGAGAATCATTGTAGAAGCTGCCGAACAGGCCAGACGTGGGAAGATACCTGTATTGCACCCACCAATGCTTTTCGCTCAGGCCTGTAAACAGGCTAGGGGAATTTCATTACTCGCCTGGGAGAGCCAGGAGGCCTTAAGCATTAAGGCCGCACTGCATGAGCTATCGAGCGATAGGATATGGGAGGCTATGCATAGGGAAGGCGCAAAAGATGATCAACATTCACCAAGAAAAATTGAATGGCCCTTCTCAGTGAATCTCTTTATTGGGCCGGAGGGGGGCTTCTCTGCCGCTGAAGTGGAGAAGGCACGATCATATAACATCAAGCCTGTAAGCTTAGGACTACGGATCCTAAGAGCCGAGACAGCGGCCATCGTGGCAGCCAGCCTTATCCTTTACGAAACCGGTGATATAGGCAGCTAAAGACTAACCGCGATCACGCCAAGAATAGACCTGGCAAGTTGTTTCCCCCATCGTCCCCTCAGCGCGCTGGCACGTGACAG
Above is a genomic segment from Chloroflexota bacterium containing:
- a CDS encoding 16S rRNA (uracil(1498)-N(3))-methyltransferase, whose product is MHRFFVSPQVFNRATAVITGPLVHQIVDVLRLGMGDRLLLLDNSGWQYQVVIKSVSPEQIIGSVEKKSLVTSEPRTKITVFQGLLRTNRFEFALQKCTEIGVVAFVPIICERSIIAEVREVSELKMGRWQRIIVEAAEQARRGKIPVLHPPMLFAQACKQARGISLLAWESQEALSIKAALHELSSDRIWEAMHREGAKDDQHSPRKIEWPFSVNLFIGPEGGFSAAEVEKARSYNIKPVSLGLRILRAETAAIVAASLILYETGDIGS